Proteins co-encoded in one Candidatus Nanopelagicales bacterium genomic window:
- a CDS encoding potassium transporter TrkG, with the protein MALAFAATIWVGTGLLLLPVMTPGEQRATFMEAFFTATSAVTVTGLVTVDTAVAWTGWGQAVILGLIQIGGLGMIVTGTLLVLIIGRRLGLRSRVLAQAETPGLSVGDVRRMVRFIVVVTLLVEATGAVALTLRWWVAYHQPLSEAAWNGLFHSVSAFNNAGFSTYSDNLIGFNADPVVLGVIMILIIVGGLGFPVWYQTRGRLTRPRRWSLHVRLTVATTLALIVVGAVLMTWFEWTHAETLGQSSSGTTILNGLFASVTARTAGFNAINYADATEETLLTTVILMFIGGGSASTAGGIKVTTFVVLVLMVVAEARGDRDVNSGDRRIAEKTQRSAVAIGTIYILLATIGLMILTAVTEFPLQDLVLETVSAIATVGLSTGITYDMPVGGQAVLIVLMFVGRLGAMTLATALALRHRTLSYRLPEGRPIVG; encoded by the coding sequence GTGGCGCTGGCTTTCGCTGCGACCATCTGGGTTGGCACAGGGCTGCTGTTGCTTCCGGTCATGACCCCGGGAGAACAACGCGCAACCTTCATGGAGGCCTTCTTCACGGCGACGAGTGCTGTGACAGTCACCGGCCTGGTGACGGTCGACACTGCGGTTGCCTGGACGGGCTGGGGGCAGGCGGTGATCCTCGGACTGATCCAGATCGGCGGGCTGGGCATGATCGTGACCGGAACACTGCTTGTGCTGATCATCGGTCGGCGGCTGGGATTGCGCTCGCGAGTATTGGCGCAAGCGGAGACGCCCGGCTTGAGTGTTGGCGACGTGAGGCGCATGGTGCGCTTCATCGTGGTGGTCACGTTGCTGGTCGAGGCCACTGGTGCCGTGGCCCTGACCTTGCGATGGTGGGTCGCGTACCACCAGCCGCTGTCCGAGGCCGCGTGGAATGGGCTCTTCCATTCGGTCAGCGCATTCAACAACGCCGGGTTCTCCACCTACTCCGACAACTTGATCGGCTTCAACGCGGATCCTGTCGTGTTGGGGGTCATCATGATCCTGATCATCGTGGGTGGCCTGGGGTTCCCCGTCTGGTACCAGACCCGAGGGCGGCTGACCCGACCGAGGCGCTGGTCGTTACATGTGCGGCTCACGGTTGCGACGACCCTTGCGCTGATCGTCGTCGGTGCAGTTCTGATGACGTGGTTCGAGTGGACCCACGCAGAGACCCTGGGTCAGTCGTCGTCGGGCACGACGATCCTGAACGGACTGTTCGCGTCGGTCACCGCCCGTACTGCGGGATTCAATGCCATCAACTACGCAGACGCCACCGAGGAGACGCTGCTGACGACGGTAATCCTGATGTTCATCGGCGGGGGTTCCGCATCCACGGCGGGCGGCATCAAGGTGACCACTTTCGTGGTGTTGGTGCTGATGGTCGTGGCCGAAGCCCGCGGGGACCGAGACGTCAACAGTGGCGATCGCAGGATCGCTGAGAAGACCCAGCGCAGTGCGGTGGCCATCGGCACTATCTATATCCTGCTGGCCACCATCGGATTGATGATCTTGACCGCGGTCACCGAGTTCCCGCTGCAGGACCTCGTCCTGGAGACTGTGTCCGCGATCGCTACGGTCGGCCTGTCCACCGGCATCACGTATGACATGCCGGTCGGGGGGCAAGCCGTTCTGATCGTGTTGATGTTCGTCGGTCGGCTCGGCGCCATGACGCTGGCGACAGCGCTCGCCCTGCGCCACCGGACATTGTCATATCGTCTGCCCGAGGGTCGACCCATCGTCGGCTGA
- a CDS encoding TrkA family potassium uptake protein: MGTRADAETVAVIGLGRFGEAVARKLAVAGREVVVIDPDPDLIAEIAPAVTLAAQADGTSTQVLRDLSVDECQCAVVAIGEDLEASILATAALADLGVPEIWARATTEAHGRILERVGAHWVVYPEQEMGARVGQLIFTGMEEYVSFPNGYALAIMDPPAWSIGQTVEQVGIKGKNGVAVIGLQSAGGAVEFPDPERRIRRDERLAVAGPTDAVDAFPLAKS, encoded by the coding sequence ATGGGCACCAGAGCTGATGCGGAGACCGTCGCAGTCATCGGCCTTGGCCGATTCGGCGAGGCGGTGGCGCGCAAACTCGCTGTCGCGGGGCGAGAGGTCGTGGTCATCGACCCCGATCCTGATCTCATCGCGGAAATCGCTCCGGCGGTCACGCTGGCCGCCCAAGCCGACGGTACGTCGACCCAGGTGCTTCGGGACCTGAGCGTCGATGAGTGTCAGTGCGCTGTCGTGGCGATCGGCGAGGACTTGGAGGCCTCGATCCTGGCCACCGCCGCATTGGCCGACCTCGGAGTGCCCGAGATCTGGGCCCGGGCAACAACTGAGGCACACGGCCGGATCCTGGAGCGGGTGGGCGCGCATTGGGTGGTGTACCCCGAGCAGGAGATGGGTGCGCGGGTGGGCCAGTTGATCTTCACCGGGATGGAAGAGTACGTCAGCTTCCCCAACGGATATGCGCTGGCGATCATGGACCCCCCGGCATGGTCGATCGGCCAAACTGTCGAGCAGGTCGGCATCAAGGGCAAGAATGGTGTGGCCGTCATCGGGTTGCAGTCAGCGGGGGGCGCGGTGGAGTTCCCCGACCCCGAGCGTCGGATCCGCCGCGACGAGAGGTTGGCAGTGGCAGGTCCCACCGACGCCGTGGACGCCTTCCCTCTGGCGAAGTCGTGA
- a CDS encoding linear amide C-N hydrolase, with translation MCTDLRLLKLDQTVSARTLDFAYETGSRIQVVPRGQQWSAVTTKTDAPTPAWENSLGFVALDGFGFDSYFADGLNEAGLSVGTLFLPETDLPHQPPQSAGKPAIDFVNIAGWLLGTCSSVAEVKEALLGVRVWNAPARLLWPAGKPVPDQAKALMDYAITEHLAIHDAHGNDLVVEFLDQRMYLHDNLTGVLTNSPRFEWHTTNLRNYVGLTNVEDQPFNLMGMPVEPTGNGTGLVGLPGDVTPPSRFVRAVVLTQVFHEAKDSSAAVNQAFHSLDLVSVPRGLAASGDYTQWSVARDHDNKILYTRTYDSWTTGVHDLADLGIDRPGPRSTLPMP, from the coding sequence ATGTGCACTGATCTGCGACTGCTGAAGTTGGATCAAACGGTCTCGGCTCGGACCTTGGACTTCGCCTACGAAACTGGTTCACGCATCCAGGTGGTCCCGCGGGGTCAACAGTGGTCGGCGGTCACCACCAAGACCGACGCGCCGACGCCGGCGTGGGAGAACAGCCTCGGGTTCGTAGCCCTAGACGGGTTCGGGTTCGACTCGTATTTCGCTGACGGGCTCAATGAGGCCGGACTGTCGGTGGGCACATTGTTCCTGCCCGAGACCGACCTGCCCCACCAGCCGCCACAGTCAGCGGGCAAGCCGGCCATCGACTTCGTCAACATCGCCGGGTGGCTGCTGGGGACGTGTTCCAGCGTGGCCGAGGTCAAGGAGGCGCTACTCGGCGTCCGGGTGTGGAACGCCCCCGCCCGGCTGCTGTGGCCTGCGGGCAAACCTGTGCCGGATCAGGCGAAGGCACTGATGGACTATGCGATCACCGAGCACCTGGCGATCCACGACGCCCATGGCAACGACCTGGTGGTCGAGTTCCTGGACCAGCGGATGTACCTGCACGACAACCTCACCGGGGTGCTCACCAACTCGCCGCGCTTCGAGTGGCACACCACCAACCTGCGCAACTACGTCGGACTGACAAATGTCGAAGACCAGCCTTTCAACCTCATGGGGATGCCCGTGGAGCCGACCGGCAACGGGACCGGTCTCGTGGGGCTGCCGGGCGACGTCACGCCGCCGTCGCGCTTCGTGCGCGCGGTTGTCCTCACGCAGGTGTTCCATGAGGCGAAGGACTCGTCGGCTGCGGTGAACCAGGCGTTCCACTCGCTGGACCTCGTCAGCGTTCCGCGGGGACTGGCGGCCAGTGGTGACTACACCCAGTGGTCCGTGGCCCGGGACCACGACAACAAGATCCTGTACACACGCACCTACGACTCCTGGACCACAGGCGTGCACGACCTGGCCGACCTGGGCATTGACAGACCGGGTCCGCGCAGCACCCTGCCCATGCCCTGA
- a CDS encoding amino acid permease encodes MASTIPLSRQMMRVIPADQLDREGDESSLKRTMGLLALTMFSVGSIVGTGIFVVLGEAVPKAGPAVLLSFVLAAITCAFSAFSYAELAGSIPVSGSSYSYAYATLGEIIAWICGWCLMLEYGVSVAAVAVGWGQYLNEFLSVWGIEIPPQFANPPGEGGGVFNITAVIVVLACAFLLLRGASESATINTIMVFIKIGILLFFCAVAFTTFEPGNFMPFAPLGFAGISAAAGQVFFSYIGFDAASTCGEEAKNAKKDLPRAIILSLIIVTILYVLVTAAAIGARPWQDFEGAGAEAVLATIARDVTGSNWAPTLIALGAVISIFSVVLVTMYGQTRILFAMGRDGMLPKLFKKVNPRTQTPVANTIVVTVIISILAGFIPLGQLAEATSIGTLAAFAIVNFGVIALWRARPELERTFKVPLMPLMPILGVVLCIYLISSLAWITWVVFFSWMAVGILIYIFYSRSHSNAPSERPIPLADERAAVELSTRSMSVGTIVGIVLLVITAVAAVLFGASQDGINVAQQIAWYLTAIACVVGIVMAVRGLAADRSAVDGVQAGEFTGAAVKMRSAIMSIAVWLLIPGLLAVLSVTFASGPAAKGEAEAAPVSPTTTVMTGVTAERAAGPG; translated from the coding sequence ATGGCGTCAACGATCCCGCTCTCGCGCCAGATGATGCGTGTCATTCCGGCTGACCAACTGGACCGCGAAGGTGACGAGTCGTCACTGAAACGCACCATGGGTCTGCTGGCCCTGACCATGTTCAGTGTCGGCTCCATCGTCGGCACCGGCATCTTCGTCGTCCTCGGTGAAGCCGTGCCGAAGGCCGGCCCCGCCGTCTTGCTGTCGTTCGTCCTCGCGGCGATCACGTGCGCCTTCTCGGCGTTCTCCTACGCGGAACTGGCCGGGTCGATCCCAGTGTCCGGGTCCTCGTATTCCTACGCCTACGCCACGCTCGGCGAGATCATCGCCTGGATCTGCGGCTGGTGTCTGATGCTCGAGTACGGCGTGTCGGTCGCAGCTGTCGCCGTGGGCTGGGGACAGTACCTCAACGAGTTCCTGTCGGTGTGGGGTATCGAGATCCCGCCCCAGTTCGCCAACCCCCCCGGTGAGGGAGGCGGCGTGTTCAACATCACCGCGGTCATCGTGGTCCTGGCCTGCGCGTTCCTGCTGCTTCGTGGCGCGTCCGAGTCGGCGACGATCAACACGATCATGGTGTTCATCAAGATCGGCATCCTGCTGTTCTTCTGCGCTGTCGCGTTCACGACGTTCGAGCCGGGCAACTTCATGCCGTTCGCCCCGCTGGGTTTCGCGGGCATCAGCGCTGCGGCCGGGCAGGTGTTCTTCAGCTACATCGGCTTCGACGCCGCATCGACGTGTGGTGAGGAAGCGAAGAACGCGAAGAAGGATCTGCCACGTGCCATCATCTTGTCCCTGATCATCGTCACCATCTTGTATGTCCTGGTCACCGCTGCCGCCATCGGCGCGCGACCATGGCAGGACTTCGAGGGCGCCGGCGCGGAGGCGGTGCTGGCGACCATCGCGCGTGACGTCACCGGCAGCAACTGGGCGCCGACGCTGATCGCGCTGGGTGCGGTGATCTCGATCTTCTCCGTGGTGCTGGTGACGATGTACGGCCAGACCCGGATTCTGTTCGCGATGGGTCGCGACGGCATGCTGCCGAAACTGTTCAAGAAGGTGAATCCCCGAACCCAGACACCGGTGGCCAACACGATCGTCGTCACCGTGATCATCTCGATTCTGGCGGGGTTCATCCCGCTGGGGCAGCTGGCCGAGGCGACCAGTATCGGCACACTGGCGGCGTTCGCCATCGTGAACTTCGGGGTGATCGCGCTGTGGCGGGCGCGACCAGAACTGGAGCGAACGTTCAAGGTTCCGCTGATGCCGCTGATGCCGATCCTCGGGGTCGTGTTGTGTATCTACCTGATCAGTTCGCTGGCGTGGATCACGTGGGTCGTGTTCTTTTCGTGGATGGCAGTCGGCATCTTGATCTACATCTTCTACAGCCGTTCGCACTCCAACGCGCCGAGCGAACGCCCGATCCCACTGGCCGACGAGCGCGCAGCCGTCGAGCTGAGCACCCGAAGCATGTCAGTTGGCACGATCGTCGGGATCGTGCTGCTGGTCATCACCGCCGTGGCCGCGGTGCTGTTCGGTGCCTCGCAAGATGGCATCAATGTTGCCCAACAGATCGCCTGGTACCTCACCGCGATCGCCTGCGTGGTCGGTATTGTCATGGCGGTGCGCGGTCTGGCGGCCGACCGCTCCGCCGTCGACGGGGTGCAGGCCGGTGAGTTCACCGGTGCGGCCGTCAAGATGCGCTCGGCGATCATGAGTATCGCCGTGTGGCTTCTGATCCCGGGATTGCTGGCCGTGCTGTCGGTGACGTTCGCATCCGGTCCCGCCGCGAAGGGCGAGGCGGAGGCTGCGCCTGTCTCACCCACCACCACTGTCATGACCGGCGTCACCGCCGAACGTGCAGCGGGCCCTGGGTAG
- a CDS encoding zinc-binding alcohol dehydrogenase family protein: MTTSTMRAVVLDAPGPPEAFHIRTVPIPVPSPGWVLIQVKAFGLNRSELHTRLGLAQGVTFPRILGIEATGVVAECPGGEFAAGTKVMAMMGGMGRVYDGGYAEYTCVPATQVLSFDSDLDWATLGAIPEMLQTSYGSLTVGLDAQAGQSLLIRGGTSSVGMTSAVLAKGMGLTVLSTTRNPAKADALAKVGVDHVLIDDGALAPQVRELVSGGVDAALELIGTPTLPDTLRATRVHGTVCFTGMLSNQWTVRDFYPIEYLPRGVRLTAYGGDASDLPASVLQVFVDRVAAGQVVVPVDQVFTLDQIASAHARMEAGEASGKVVVLTSSGLEY; this comes from the coding sequence GTGACGACATCGACCATGCGAGCAGTAGTCCTTGACGCCCCCGGCCCACCCGAAGCGTTCCACATCCGCACTGTCCCAATCCCGGTCCCATCACCCGGGTGGGTGTTGATCCAAGTCAAGGCGTTCGGGCTCAACCGCTCGGAACTGCACACCCGCCTCGGCCTTGCCCAGGGCGTGACGTTTCCTCGCATACTTGGCATCGAAGCGACGGGCGTCGTGGCCGAGTGCCCGGGCGGCGAGTTCGCTGCTGGGACCAAGGTGATGGCCATGATGGGCGGCATGGGCCGCGTCTACGACGGCGGCTACGCCGAGTACACCTGCGTTCCCGCGACCCAGGTGCTGTCCTTTGACAGCGATCTCGACTGGGCCACCCTCGGCGCCATCCCCGAGATGCTGCAGACGTCCTACGGCTCGCTGACTGTAGGGCTCGACGCCCAGGCCGGCCAGAGCCTCCTGATTCGAGGCGGCACCTCATCGGTTGGGATGACATCTGCCGTTCTCGCCAAGGGGATGGGCCTCACGGTCCTGTCGACTACCCGCAACCCGGCGAAGGCCGACGCCTTGGCCAAGGTCGGTGTCGACCACGTGCTGATCGATGACGGGGCTCTGGCGCCGCAGGTGCGAGAACTCGTGAGCGGCGGAGTGGACGCCGCTTTGGAGTTGATCGGAACCCCGACGCTGCCCGACACGCTGCGGGCCACCCGGGTTCACGGCACCGTCTGTTTCACGGGCATGCTGTCCAACCAGTGGACAGTGCGCGACTTCTACCCGATCGAGTACTTGCCCCGGGGAGTGCGGCTCACGGCCTACGGCGGCGACGCCAGCGACCTTCCGGCAAGCGTGCTTCAGGTCTTCGTCGATCGCGTGGCCGCGGGTCAAGTCGTTGTGCCCGTCGACCAGGTGTTCACTCTCGACCAGATCGCCAGCGCCCACGCGCGTATGGAAGCCGGCGAGGCGAGCGGCAAGGTCGTCGTCCTCACCTCGTCCGGTCTCGAGTACTGA
- a CDS encoding type I restriction-modification system subunit M N-terminal domain-containing protein, with the protein MSTVETGVRKELQRAELHKTIWRIANDLRGSVDGWDFKSYVLGLLFYRFISENLTCLPQHGGARCRRRGLRLRATVRRRG; encoded by the coding sequence GTGAGCACTGTCGAGACCGGCGTGCGCAAGGAACTGCAGCGGGCCGAACTGCACAAGACCATCTGGCGGATCGCCAACGACCTGCGCGGCAGCGTCGACGGCTGGGACTTCAAGTCCTATGTGCTGGGCCTGCTGTTCTACCGGTTCATCTCCGAGAACCTCACGTGCCTACCTCAACACGGTGGAGCGCGCTGCCGGCGTCGCGGACTTCGACTACGCGCGACTGTCCGACGCCGAGGCTGA
- a CDS encoding DUF4357 domain-containing protein, with amino-acid sequence MLITCKDDSFNEGHWGYLEARLVELAREAQRVTLDNDQTPVARKLSEAQRSDMEAFLAQLQIILPVLGINAIRGRHLTPTVAIATDESPVFTLTESRRGVQAQAQVIGAEFVMLAGSRVVPKWTATGQSASTRRAYAGYREHHERLIADGSIVVDRDVGIVQRDIVFTSPSRAGAIATGHSCNGRDRWVWEQGTYADWEQRGLPS; translated from the coding sequence GTGCTGATCACGTGCAAGGACGACTCATTCAACGAGGGGCACTGGGGCTACCTGGAGGCCCGGCTCGTCGAACTGGCCAGGGAAGCGCAGCGGGTCACGCTCGACAATGATCAGACCCCGGTGGCGCGGAAACTGTCCGAGGCGCAACGCTCGGACATGGAGGCGTTCCTCGCGCAGTTGCAGATCATCCTGCCGGTGTTGGGTATCAACGCCATCCGGGGTCGGCACCTGACGCCCACCGTGGCGATTGCGACGGACGAGTCCCCGGTGTTCACGCTGACCGAATCACGGCGCGGGGTGCAGGCACAGGCCCAGGTGATCGGTGCCGAGTTCGTGATGCTGGCCGGCTCCCGGGTAGTGCCGAAGTGGACGGCGACCGGCCAGTCCGCCAGCACCCGCCGCGCCTATGCCGGGTACCGCGAGCACCACGAGCGCCTGATCGCGGACGGCTCGATCGTGGTGGACAGGGATGTCGGCATCGTCCAGCGCGACATCGTGTTTACGTCACCGTCCCGCGCGGGGGCCATCGCAACGGGCCACTCGTGCAACGGCCGTGATCGCTGGGTGTGGGAGCAGGGGACCTACGCCGACTGGGAGCAGCGAGGGCTCCCTAGTTGA
- a CDS encoding type II toxin-antitoxin system VapB family antitoxin has translation MATNLAIDPALLDHALAVGGLATKKETVTAALQEFIARREQSRLRDLFGTLQWDPDFDYKADRSRSSAEIG, from the coding sequence ATGGCGACGAATCTGGCGATTGACCCGGCCCTGTTGGACCACGCCTTGGCCGTTGGGGGTCTGGCCACGAAGAAGGAGACGGTCACCGCCGCGCTGCAGGAGTTCATCGCACGACGGGAACAGAGTCGCTTGCGGGACCTGTTCGGCACCCTGCAGTGGGATCCCGACTTCGACTACAAGGCGGACCGCTCCCGCTCCTCAGCCGAGATCGGCTGA
- a CDS encoding PIN domain-containing protein — translation MALLVDTSVWSLAFRRDAPPMIPQVQALARALAGADDVVTAGVVVLELLRGFLPTRVEANLTERFAVMQLVEPTRDDYLAAAGLANACARAGVQLGTIDALIAQLAIAHDLTLLTTDRDFDHAAEHIPLRVWQP, via the coding sequence GTGGCGCTGCTCGTCGACACCAGCGTGTGGTCGCTGGCCTTTCGGCGCGACGCCCCGCCGATGATTCCCCAGGTCCAGGCCCTGGCTCGCGCGCTCGCGGGAGCGGACGACGTCGTCACCGCGGGAGTCGTCGTGCTGGAGTTGCTGCGCGGCTTCCTGCCCACACGCGTGGAAGCGAATCTGACCGAGCGGTTTGCCGTCATGCAGTTGGTCGAACCGACCCGCGACGACTACCTGGCCGCGGCGGGGCTGGCCAACGCCTGCGCTCGGGCCGGAGTCCAGCTGGGAACGATCGATGCCCTCATCGCGCAGTTGGCCATCGCCCACGACCTGACCCTGTTGACCACTGACCGCGACTTCGACCACGCCGCCGAGCACATCCCACTTCGGGTGTGGCAACCATGA